The Primulina huaijiensis isolate GDHJ02 chromosome 12, ASM1229523v2, whole genome shotgun sequence genome has a window encoding:
- the LOC140989316 gene encoding wall-associated receptor kinase-like 14 — MKIIRINILQLLGFVLSIVPCISASCNQTCGGQKLHFPFGFSAGCKIQLHCSSNGTVLAAGFPVQSVTSDTILLTVPAICGRPVEALRSLFTPNYAPTSHNAVLLQNCSGLRTSCFIPTTMVQTHFELVDCNARNDSISCYSEEDNRSSFINYEKLRRIGCRSLFSAISMESFGNSSSVSLDVQIVRLEWWILGGCQCAENAKCVEIESTPVEGNPPGYRCQCAEGFAGDGFMDGLGCWKESLGCNPSKYMNGRCGGTTRIGVLVGGVAAGASLMTGFGLIFCFIRKRSKLRRRSRKSRQLCKNAGITIPVHPYKEIEKAADSFSEKRRLGNGAYGTVYSGKLNEEWVAIKRIKRRDADSIEQVINEIKLLSSVSHPNLVRLLGCSIEHEEQILVYEFMPNGTLSQHLQREKGNGLPWLVRLTIASETAQAISYLHNAMHPPIYHRDIKSSNILLDYNYKSKVADFGLSRLGMIESSHISTAPQGTPGYLDPQYHQHFHLSDKSDVYSLGVVLIEIITSLRAVDFSRPQNEVNLAALAVDRIGRGCLDEIIDPSLELNFDLWTVSSVHRVAELAFRCLAFHRDMRPSMMEVAIELEQIRLSKWSNSLDETSSCSSSSNLSEKPLKQILFGGTHSSDTVADFSPVSVQDSWQSDQSSPSSNSLLNHFKRCQFHAAADKALYVERGVI; from the exons atgaaaattataagaATCAACATCTTACAGTTGCTCGGATTTGTTCTCTCAATTGTTCCATGTATTTCAGCTTCGTGCAACCAAACATGCGGCGGCCAAAAACTTCATTTCCCCTTCGGCTTCTCAGCCGGCTGCAAAATTCAACTACACTGCAGTTCAAACGGAACAGTCCTCGCCGCCGGTTTCCCCGTTCAGTCCGTCACATCCGACACCATCTTGCTCACAGTTCCGGCGATTTGCGGCCGACCTGTGGAGGCGCTGCGCAGCCTGTTTACACCAAACTACGCGCCAACGTCACACAACGCGGTACTCCTGCAGAACTGCAGCGGGCTGCGTACCTCGTGCTTCATTCCGACGACGATGGTGCAGACCCACTTCGAGCTGGTCGACTGCAATGCGAGGAACGACAGCATAAGCTGCTATTCGGAGGAGGACAATCGGAGCTCTTTTATAAATTATGAAAAGTTGAGGAGGATCGGTTGTAGGTCTCTGTTCTCTGCGATCTCGATGGAGTCTTTCGGGAACAGTTCCTCCGTGTCTTTGGATGTGCAGATTGTGAGACTGGAGTGGTGGATTCTGGGAGGATGTCAGTGCGCTGAGAATGCGAAGTGTGTTGAGATTGAGTCGACGCCGGTTGAAGGGAATCCGCCGGGTTATAGGTGTCAATGTGCGGAGGGGTTCGCTGGAGATGGATTCATGGACGGATTGGGTTGCTGGAAAG AATCATTAGGATGCAATCCATCAAAGTACATGAACGGCAGATGTGGCGGAACAACAAGAATCGGAGTTCTAGTCGGAG GAGTAGCTGCAGGTGCTTCACTAATGACCGGCTTCGGCCTCATTTTCTGTTTCATACGGAAAAGATCCAAACTGAGAAGAAGAAGCAGGAAAAGCCGCCAGCTTTGCAAAAACGCCGGTATTACCATTCCTGTTCACCCCTACAAAGAAATCGAGAAAGCCGCAGATTCTTTCTCTGAGAAAAGAAGGCTCGGGAATGGGGCCTATGGAACCGTTTACTCCGGTAAACTGAACGAGGAATGGGTCGCCATCAAGAGAATAAAGCGAAGAGACGCAGACAGCATAGAACAAGTCATAAATGAAATCAAACTCCTATCCTCGGTAAGCCATCCGAACCTAGTCCGGCTCCTAGGATGCTCCATCGAACACGAAGAGCAGATTCTTGTTTATGAGTTCATGCCTAATGGAACCTTATCCCAACATCTCCAAAGAGAAAAAGGCAATGGGCTTCCATGGCTGGTTCGTTTAACTATTGCCTCGGAAACAGCTCAGGCTATTTCCTATCTTCATAATGCAATGCACCCACCTATTTATCATAGGGATATAAAATCAAGCAACATCCTACTAGACTACAACTACAAGTCCAAAGTAGCGGACTTTGGGCTTTCAAGATTAGGCATGATCGAGTCATCCCACATCTCAACTGCCCCTCAGGGCACCCCTGGGTATCTCGATCCTCAGTATCATCAGCATTTTCATTTATCCGATAAGAGTGATGTATATAGTTTAGGAGTCGTTCTTATCGAGATCATAACATCTCTTAGAGCTGTGGATTTCAGTCGCCCTCAGAATGAAGTAAATCTGGCTGCATTAGCTGTAGACAGGATTGGAAGAGGCTGTCTAGACGAGATAATCGATCCCTCTCTCGAACTAAACTTTGATTTGTGGACAGTTTCATCAGTGCACAGAGTGGCTGAATTGGCATTCAGATGCCTGGCGTTTCACAGGGATATGAGGCCTTCAATGATGGAAGTTGCCATTGAATTGGAACAGATCAGGCTGAGTAAATGGTCAAATTCATTAGACGAAACATCTTCGTGTTCATCTTCTTCGAATTTAAGCGAAAAACCATTGAAACAGATACTGTTCGGTGGCACCCATTCATCGGATACTGTTGCAGATTTCTCTCCGGTTTCAGTTCAGGACTCTTGGCAAAGTGATCAGAGCTCGCCTTCATCAAATAGTTTGCTGAATCATTTCAAAAG ATGTCAATTTCACGCTGCTGCGGATAAAGCATTATACGTCGAGAGAGGAGTCATATAA
- the LOC140989773 gene encoding protein DA1-like: MGWLSKIFKGSNHKVSEGLRNWRNEADNVANRPSNSSESWSETEDIEHAIALSLSEEDQKRKAVVDSQPQLKEDELLARALQERLNAESSYDSGLQNEYGRSFGFGYGHGYDSLYQPIMFPYSTSFRICAGCNTEIGHGRFLSCMGAVWHPECFRCYGCKQPISDYEFSVSGSYPYHKACYRESYHPKCDVCQHFIRTNAAGLIEYRAHPFWSQKYCPSHEHDGTPRCCSCERMESWDSRCAVLNDSRKLCLECLDSSIMDTNECQPLLHDIQDFFAALNMKVTQKIPILLVERQALNEAMGGERHGHHHVPETRGLCLSEEQTISTILRRPRLGAGNQIFGMRTEPYKLRRHCEVTAILILYGLPRLLTGSILAHEMMHAWLRLNGYRNLRQDVEEGICQVIANMWLESQSQSSSDSNKASTSRPGARSPFERKLGMFFKNQIATDTSEIYGNGFRAANQAVLKFGLRRTLDHMRETGNFPR, encoded by the exons ATGGGCTGGCTTAGCAAAATTTTCAAAGGTTCAAACCATAAAGTTTCAGAGGGGCTACGTAATTGGAGAAATGAAgcagataatgttgctaatCGTCCATCTAATTCATCG GAATCGTGGTCAGAGACTGAAGATATAGAACATGCTATTGCTCTCTCTCTTTCAGAAGAAGATCAGAAAAGAAAAGCTGTGGTAG ATAGTCAACCACAATTGAAAGAAGATGAACTGCTTGCTCGGGCTCTACAGGAGCGTTTGAACGCTGAGTCGTCATATGACAGTGGTCTCCAAAATGAATATGGACGCAGTTTTGGATTTGGATATGGGCATGGTTATGATAGCCTTTACCAACCTATAATGTTCCCCTACTCGACAAGCTTCAG gATTTGCGCTGGCTGTAATACAGAGATTGGCCATGGACGATTTTTGAGTTGTATGGGTGCTGTTTGGCATCCAGAATGCTTTAGATGTTATGGATGCAAGCAACCAATATCAGATTATGAG TTTTCTGTGTCTGGAAGCTACCCTTATCATAAAGCTTGCTACAGGGAGTCTTATCATCCGAAATGTGATGTCTGCCAGCACTTC ATTCGAACAAATGCAGCCGGTCTTATTGAATATAGGGCACATCCTTTTTGGTCCCAGAAATACTGTCCTAGTCATGAGCATGATGGAACTCCTCGGTGCTGTAGTTGCGAGCGTATGGAG TCATGGGACTCGAGATGTGCTGTCCTTAATGACAGCCGAAAGCTCTGCTTGGAGTGCCTGGACTCTTCTATCATGGATACCAATGAGTGCCAGCCCCTTTTACATGACATACAAGATTTCTTTGCGGCACTAAATATGAAAGTGACTCAGAAAATCCCTATACTCTTGGTTGAGAGGCAGGCACTGAATGAAGCCATGGGTGGAGAGAGACAT GGGCATCATCATGTACCTGAGACTCGAGGTCTCTGTCTTTCCGAGGAACAAACTATTAGCACT ATTTTGCGGCGACCAAGACTGGGTGCTGGAAATCAAATCTTTGGTATGAGAACAGAGCCTTATAAACTAAGACGACATTGTGAAGTGACTGCAATTCTCATTTTATACGGTCTTCCGAG GTTGCTGACTGGGTCAATATTAGCTCATGAGATGATGCATGCTTGGCTTCGACTAAACG GTTACCGAAATCTGAGACAAGATGTTGAAGAAGGTATCTGCCAAGTCATCGCCAATATGTGGTTGGAATCCCAGAGTCAGTCTTCTTCTGATAGTAACAAAGCATCAACCTCAAGACCGGGGGCAAGGTCTCCTTTTGAGAGAAAACTTGGaatgtttttcaaaaatcagATTGCAACAGACACATCTGAGATATATGGAAATGGTTTTAGAGCTGCTAACCAAGCGGTGCTGAAGTTTGGCTTACGGAGGACTCTTGACCACATGAGGGAGACAGGAAACTTTCCTCGTTGA
- the LOC140989233 gene encoding uncharacterized protein, with protein sequence MCPPAQPPSSPAEIGFYWTDEQIFLFLDGYTPGVCLPNNVLAGSIPYLYRPADLPEGIWYLVQSNEKKESVFGFWKLKGQACGIYSNSVIDGWRSILEYYEGEAPHAQRTDWVMQEYSITQKELLSEKNNPEEFTLLCRVFHCNGNQINETYTKGCKNTVESQDVSSRASVIPKTDNNLQQDSKSESKANSSPQEIADFKCFLREDFLELNDLEGPESHSSSSQNSSCPSKLSDECFDSLALLRELEEGDVADTEGKHLTSGYSISTSVKSNDVIIVPPSSGSIFTGAASTSKNEPLTDEHMLEHSTKRDASETRDEGNSTFSDAKTHALLNRVKKENDAGRKKIRLRQYFCFAYF encoded by the exons ATGTGTCCTCCAGCGCAGCCACCGTCATCTCCTGCTGAAATTGGTTTCTACTGGACTGATGAGCAAATATTTTTGTTCCTGGATGGATACACACCAGGAGTCTGTCTCCCAAATAACGTGCTGGCAGGTTCAATCCCTTACCTGTACCGGCCCGCGGATTTACCAG AAGGGATTTGGTACTTAGTACAGTCGAATGAGAAAAAAGAATCAGTTTTCGGATTCTGGAAGCTCAAAGGACAAGCTTGTGGGATATACTCGAACTCTGTGATAGATGGATGGCGCTCTATTCTAGAATATTACGAAGGTGAAGCCCCTCATGCTCAAAGAACAGATTGGGTTATGCAAGAGTATAGCATTACTCAAAAGGAATTATTGTCTGAAAAAAATAACCCAGAG GAGTTCACATTACTGTGTAGAGTCTTCCACTGCAACGGGAATCAAATAAACGAGACATACACCAAAGGCTGCAAAAACACCGTTGAATCACAGGATGTTAGTTCAAGGGCATCAGTTATTCCAAAAACTGATAATAACTTACAGCAAGATTCTAAAAGTGAATCTAAG GCAAACTCTTCTCCACAAGAAATCGCTGACTTCAAATGTTTCTTGAGAGAAGACTTCTTGGAATTGAATGATTTAGAAGGTCCCGAATCACATTCTTCGAGTTCACAGAACTCAAGCTGTCCTAGCAAGTTATCAGATGAATGTTTTGATTCGTTGGCCTTATTACGTGAACTTGAGGAAGGGGATGTTGCTGATACAGAGGGAAAGCATTTGACTTCTGGATACAGCATCTCCACATCAGTTAAATCAAATGATGTAATTATTGTTCCTCCCTCATCAG GATCTATATTCACTGGCGCTGCAAGTACTTCCAAAAATGAACCTTTAACAGACGAACACATGCTAGAGCATTCTACAAAAAGGGATGCATCGGAAACGAGAGATGAAGGCAATTCAACTTTCAGTGATGCAAAGACACACGCACTTTTGAACCGGGTAAAGAAGGAGAATGATGCAGGCAGAAAGAAAATCAGGCTCAGGCAGTATTTCTGTTTCGCTTACTTTTAA
- the LOC140990676 gene encoding small ribosomal subunit protein uS9c-like, with protein sequence MAMATSISALTSSIASLSFSSRISPNPVPSLSFAPVKPLSLKSYAPKFPTFVFNSSATVADPDVETADLENLVKSRLPGGFAAQSIVGTGRRKCAIARVVLQEGSGKFIVNYRDAKEYLQGNPLWLQYIKTPLVTLGYESSYDVFVKAHGGGLSGQAQAISLGVARALLKVSASHRSPLKQEGLLTRDSRVVERKKAGLKKARKRPQYSKR encoded by the exons ATGGCTATGGCCACTTCCATCTCCGCTCTGACCTCATCCATAGCTTCTCTCTCATTCTCCTCCAGAATTTCACCCAATCCCGTTCCTTCTCTTTCATTTGCTCCAGTAAAGCCCCTATCTTTGAAATCCTATGCCCCCAAATTCCCCACCTTCGTATTCAACTCATCAGCTACCGTCGCCGATCCAGACGTGGAAACAGCTGATCTCGAAAATCTTGTGAAATCCAGGCTTCCTGGTGGGTTCGCGGCGCAGAGTATAGTCGGCACCGGCCGCAGGAAATGTGCTATTGCTAGGGTTGTTCTGCAGGAAGGCTCCGGGAAATTTATCGTCAATTATCGCGATGCTAAG GAATACCTTCAAGGGAATCCTCTATGGCTGCAGTATATTAAGACTCCTCTGGTGACTCTAGGATATGAGAGTAGCTATGATGTCTTTGTAAAGGCGCATGGTGGCGGCCTGTCTGGGCAAGCGCAAGCAATTTCCCTCGGTGTTGCTCGGGCTTTACTGAAAGTGAGTGCAAGCCACAGATCGCCTTTGAAACAGGAAGGTCTCCTGACCAGAGACTCCAGAGTAGTTGAGAGGAAGAAGGCTGGGCTGAAGAAAGCTAGGAAGCGCCCTCAGTACTCAAAACGTTAA
- the LOC140989938 gene encoding BEL1-like homeodomain protein 2 isoform X2, whose protein sequence is MTSKNQGDWMIRFQGFDPLSSQLDNLSAPQPPVYNGTGGGSMLAEVINLPWRRTASGLLDDQIQYADEISLQKFNPVTSDNSHLQGFHLMSPAIAAPESINPSQFTWIPSSGGGGGLNTETTRIGRINVEGQGLSLTLSSSLKNLEATKMEKLSIGHGELSFHGMGPSSHQNGLNTLVTNQQFFHDQNQIYFGFRESTRVKNGLRNSLYLRAAQELLEEFCCVGRGQYLKNQKFKKVEKNPNSSFDGGRGTAQTSSSKDQPSLSPSERTEYHRRKIKLLSMLDEVDVRYTRYFEQMQAIVNSFDSVLGHGGSSTYTGLAHKAMSRHFRCIKDAIASELRLCSAALGEKDVTGGSGITKGETPRLKILEQKYRQQKAAEHMGMLDAESWRPQRGLPERSVNILRSWLFEHFLHPYPSEADKYLLSRQTGLSKNQVANWFINARVRLWKPMVEEMYQKEFQDEVQHGAAAVAQSPMHNSPPRGKRLEVNTAENDLTKKINNYINVLSPVGATTSAASSGGFPPPEYRPEAKFSGGGSVRVGRGGSQAGDVSLTLGFRHSENMPRMSQFSIRNLGAH, encoded by the exons ATGACCTCAAAGAATCAAGGAGATTGGATGATAAGATTTCAAGGATTTGATCCTCTATCCTCCCAACTGGATAACTTATCCGCTCCTCAGCCACCGGTGTACAACGGCACCGGAGGAGGGTCTATGCTGGCTGAGGTGATCAACTTGCCGTGGCGAAGAACAGCCTCCGGTTTATTGGATGATCAAATCCAATATGCAGACGAG ATTTCCCTTCAAAAATTCAATCCCGTCACATCAGATAACTCTCATCTTCAAGGGTTCCACTTGATGAGTCCAGCAATAGCAGCACCTGAGAGTATTAATCCATCTCAATTCACTTGGATTCCAAGCAGCGGCGGAGGCGGTGGATTAAACACCGAAACCACGAGAATCGGAAGGATTAATGTTGAAGGTCAAGGCCTTTCTTTAACACTATCTTCATCTTTAAAAAACTTGGAAGCCACAAAAATGGAGAAATTAAGTATTGGACATGGTGAATTGTCCTTCCATGGAATGGGCCCTTCAAGCCATCAAAATGGCTTGAATACTCTTGTGACTAATCAACAATTCTTCCATGATCAGAATCAAATCTATTTCGGGTTCAGGGAGTCCACAAGAGTCAAAAACGGATTGAGGAATTCCCTCTACTTAAGAGCTGCACAAGAACTGTTGGAAGAATTTTGTTGTGTTGGAAGAGGGCAATATTTGAAGAATCAGAAATTCAAGAAAGTTGAAAAGAACCCTAATTCAAGCTTTGATGGTGGTCGGGGAACCGCGCAGACGTCTTCCTCTAAGGATCAACCGTCTTTATCTCCTTCTGAAAGGACCGAATACCATAGAAGGAAAATCAAGCTACTGTCAATGCTTGATGAG GTGGATGTAAGATACACAAGATACTTTGAACAAATGCAAGCAATAGTGAACTCATTCGACTCAGTACTTGGCCACGGTGGATCGTCCACGTACACGGGGCTCGCCCATAAGGCGATGTCGCGACACTTCCGGTGCATAAAGGATGCGATAGCCTCCGAGTTGAGGCTGTGTAGCGCGGCTCTAGGGGAGAAAGATGTGACTGGAGGGAGTGGAATAACAAAAGGGGAGACACCAAGGCTGAAAATTCTTGAACAAAAGTATAGGCAGCAAAAGGCAGCAGAGCATATGGGAATGCTGGATGCTGAATCTTGGAGGCCCCAAAGAGGATTGCCTGAGCGTTCTGTCAACATACTGAGATCCTGGCTTTTTGAGCATTTTCTTCATCC GTACCCAAGTGAAGCAGACAAATATTTGCTGTCTCGGCAGACTGGTTTGTCAAAAAACCAG GTAGCAAATTGGTTCATAAATGCTAGGGTTCGCCTGTGGAAGCCCATGGTGGAAGAAATGTACCAGAAAGAGTTCCAAGATGAGGTACAACATGGAGCAGCAGCAGTAGCACAATCTCCAATGCACAACTCTCCTCCAAGAGGAAAAAGATTGGAAGTCAATACAGCAGAAAATGAccttacaaaaaaaatcaataattacaTCAATGTGTTGTCACCAGTAGGCGCCACCACCTCAGCCGCCTCGTCTGGCGGCTTTCCGCCTCCTGAGTATCGGCCGGAGGCCAAGTTCAGTGGTGGCGGGAGTGTGCGCGTGGGTAGGGGTGGAAGCCAGGCGGGGGATGTGTCGCTGACTTTGGGGTTTAGGCATTCGGAAAATATGCCAAGAATGAGCCAATTCTCAATTAGAAATCTTGGagctcattaa
- the LOC140989938 gene encoding BEL1-like homeodomain protein 2 isoform X1 → MSQNINNLFSNAYERSMTSKNQGDWMIRFQGFDPLSSQLDNLSAPQPPVYNGTGGGSMLAEVINLPWRRTASGLLDDQIQYADEISLQKFNPVTSDNSHLQGFHLMSPAIAAPESINPSQFTWIPSSGGGGGLNTETTRIGRINVEGQGLSLTLSSSLKNLEATKMEKLSIGHGELSFHGMGPSSHQNGLNTLVTNQQFFHDQNQIYFGFRESTRVKNGLRNSLYLRAAQELLEEFCCVGRGQYLKNQKFKKVEKNPNSSFDGGRGTAQTSSSKDQPSLSPSERTEYHRRKIKLLSMLDEVDVRYTRYFEQMQAIVNSFDSVLGHGGSSTYTGLAHKAMSRHFRCIKDAIASELRLCSAALGEKDVTGGSGITKGETPRLKILEQKYRQQKAAEHMGMLDAESWRPQRGLPERSVNILRSWLFEHFLHPYPSEADKYLLSRQTGLSKNQVANWFINARVRLWKPMVEEMYQKEFQDEVQHGAAAVAQSPMHNSPPRGKRLEVNTAENDLTKKINNYINVLSPVGATTSAASSGGFPPPEYRPEAKFSGGGSVRVGRGGSQAGDVSLTLGFRHSENMPRMSQFSIRNLGAH, encoded by the exons atGTCCCAAAATATCAACAACCTCTTTTCAAATGCATATGAAAGATCTATGACCTCAAAGAATCAAGGAGATTGGATGATAAGATTTCAAGGATTTGATCCTCTATCCTCCCAACTGGATAACTTATCCGCTCCTCAGCCACCGGTGTACAACGGCACCGGAGGAGGGTCTATGCTGGCTGAGGTGATCAACTTGCCGTGGCGAAGAACAGCCTCCGGTTTATTGGATGATCAAATCCAATATGCAGACGAG ATTTCCCTTCAAAAATTCAATCCCGTCACATCAGATAACTCTCATCTTCAAGGGTTCCACTTGATGAGTCCAGCAATAGCAGCACCTGAGAGTATTAATCCATCTCAATTCACTTGGATTCCAAGCAGCGGCGGAGGCGGTGGATTAAACACCGAAACCACGAGAATCGGAAGGATTAATGTTGAAGGTCAAGGCCTTTCTTTAACACTATCTTCATCTTTAAAAAACTTGGAAGCCACAAAAATGGAGAAATTAAGTATTGGACATGGTGAATTGTCCTTCCATGGAATGGGCCCTTCAAGCCATCAAAATGGCTTGAATACTCTTGTGACTAATCAACAATTCTTCCATGATCAGAATCAAATCTATTTCGGGTTCAGGGAGTCCACAAGAGTCAAAAACGGATTGAGGAATTCCCTCTACTTAAGAGCTGCACAAGAACTGTTGGAAGAATTTTGTTGTGTTGGAAGAGGGCAATATTTGAAGAATCAGAAATTCAAGAAAGTTGAAAAGAACCCTAATTCAAGCTTTGATGGTGGTCGGGGAACCGCGCAGACGTCTTCCTCTAAGGATCAACCGTCTTTATCTCCTTCTGAAAGGACCGAATACCATAGAAGGAAAATCAAGCTACTGTCAATGCTTGATGAG GTGGATGTAAGATACACAAGATACTTTGAACAAATGCAAGCAATAGTGAACTCATTCGACTCAGTACTTGGCCACGGTGGATCGTCCACGTACACGGGGCTCGCCCATAAGGCGATGTCGCGACACTTCCGGTGCATAAAGGATGCGATAGCCTCCGAGTTGAGGCTGTGTAGCGCGGCTCTAGGGGAGAAAGATGTGACTGGAGGGAGTGGAATAACAAAAGGGGAGACACCAAGGCTGAAAATTCTTGAACAAAAGTATAGGCAGCAAAAGGCAGCAGAGCATATGGGAATGCTGGATGCTGAATCTTGGAGGCCCCAAAGAGGATTGCCTGAGCGTTCTGTCAACATACTGAGATCCTGGCTTTTTGAGCATTTTCTTCATCC GTACCCAAGTGAAGCAGACAAATATTTGCTGTCTCGGCAGACTGGTTTGTCAAAAAACCAG GTAGCAAATTGGTTCATAAATGCTAGGGTTCGCCTGTGGAAGCCCATGGTGGAAGAAATGTACCAGAAAGAGTTCCAAGATGAGGTACAACATGGAGCAGCAGCAGTAGCACAATCTCCAATGCACAACTCTCCTCCAAGAGGAAAAAGATTGGAAGTCAATACAGCAGAAAATGAccttacaaaaaaaatcaataattacaTCAATGTGTTGTCACCAGTAGGCGCCACCACCTCAGCCGCCTCGTCTGGCGGCTTTCCGCCTCCTGAGTATCGGCCGGAGGCCAAGTTCAGTGGTGGCGGGAGTGTGCGCGTGGGTAGGGGTGGAAGCCAGGCGGGGGATGTGTCGCTGACTTTGGGGTTTAGGCATTCGGAAAATATGCCAAGAATGAGCCAATTCTCAATTAGAAATCTTGGagctcattaa